The nucleotide window GAGCTAAAAACGGATACCACAATTGTCTTGTTTAGCGTGGTTGAGACAGGCAAGGTAACGCAAAACCCGCCGCAATTTGCTACCAGTCCTATCTGTGTCTTGTCCGGAATTGGACCGCACACTGCGTCATATGCACAGGCAGAGGAGATTAGCCCTGTTGTAAATCCAAGCGGCCAGATGGGATTTGAGTTCCAGTGCTCTTTGATTGAGGCTGCCAACTTTAAGGTAAGCTATGCCCTAATTGAGACACAAAGACAATAATCTCTTTTTTATTTTTTCACAAGAGCAAGAAGAGTGCATGATACTGATATTGCTCATGCAGTGGTAGGACATACTGCGTATCTTGATATGTATGATAGAAAGGACGATCTGGAAAAATTAGAGTTGTATCTTAAGGTTGAAGCCACATTGAAAATTATTTAATAATTTACTTGATTAGTTTTTTGAATTTGTGTTGTGGCTAAAATTGGAAGTATCTCCCCTTTAGCATATGGATCTGGAAGTGTTTTATCATAATAAGTTGCAGTTATTTCGTCACCTGGAGAAACCAATAGTGAGCTGCTGGTTTTTACTTGTGAAGTTGGAATTTCTCCTTCAAAAACTCCTGGCCATGTCTCATGCAACTGCACAACAATCCCATTCAGATCAGAATCAGACTTTACATTAACACTAACAATATCGGATTTGTCTCCATATGCAAGATTCAAGTCATAATCATTTAATCTTAAAATTGGTTTTTGAGCAATGTCATATGATCTCATAAAAAAGCCTAGTTCACCTAGATACATTCTAATCGGTACTGAGGTGTCAACATATTCTCCTGGTGCATAATAATAACGCGCTGTGATTTTGTCACTTTGAGCAGTCCCTATTTTTCCATTATATGGGCCAATTCCACTTGTTTCACTCGTCAATATATCTTCAATACCGTCATTGTTCACATCTCCAAGTAGAAAACCTGTCAGCTGTATCTCTCCAGTGAAAAAATTAGAATTTTTTCCAGTTTCGCTTAATACATAATCCAAATGTTTTCCACTATCAGTAAAAATTTCGAGTTTTTTGTTATTAAATGAACCAACAAAGTCGATTTCATTTGGATTGATATTACTAGCTGGATCTGTTATTGAAAGATAGACTTTGTCATTCCAAGAATAATCTCTTTGATCAAATTCAATTATTGGGTGTTCGATTTTTTGTATATTTGTGAAAACCAAATTGGGCGGGGTTATTGCATTAATTCCATCTGCGGAAGGCAGATACATCACTTCAGTATTGCCGACAGACATTGTAATGCTGCCTCCTTCAGAGGTAGTTGTCTCTGGTTGGCCCATAACAGTAACCAAGAAAGGAATGTGATTCTGTCCATTTGTTGCAACATAACCGTCTCCATCAAAATTACTTGTAAAAGAACCAAAGAGTGGAATTAAAAGAGGAATTAGGGGAATTATTTTCCCTATTAGTTTCAGAATCTCTAAAGTACTATTCTGATTTTGAATTTGAATATTGTTAATTGTTACATGATTAATGATGAAATTGACACTACGATTATCATAGAAATTGTATTCCGATCTACCGCTTTTACTCATTACCATAATTAGTGGATTTAATCTCAAAAACTTTCTCTTTTCTTAAACATAATCCAGCCTCATACTAGCACAGATAATCCCCTACCCAAATCCACTCTAGTGCAAAAAGTCAAGCCTTAACTACTACCCCTACAAATCACGCGGGAAATTGAATTTGAACCGACTAATCGTAGATTTCATCTTCGTCTTCTTGTAGTTTCTTCTTTGGATTTCTCAAAAACGCAAAGATTCCACCACCGATTGCAATCACGCCAGCTATTGCACCATAGATAACCCAGTCTGGAAGCTCTGTTTTTGTCTCCTCTACTACTTGGGCCACTTCAAACTCGACTGCCTTTGAGTCCTCAGTGTATCCTTCGGCTGATGCCAAAATCTGCAAAGACATTTTGGGTGATTTTTTGGCATTGAATTGAATGGTAGCAGAGCCATCATCACCAGTAGTCAATACCTCAGGCGATATGGTAGAGTCAGCAGATACTACTCGTATTGTTGCACCGCCGACTGAATTATCCTCCTCATCATCTACGTAAATTTTCATCTGCGTTGGCTGCTCTAGCGTCACAGGCTCTGAAACACTGCCTACACTGATCTTTAGTTTTGTTACTAATGTTTTTACTAAAACATCTGATTCTGCACCAACTATGCCTTTTCCAGTAGCTGTGATCTTTACATCACCATCCTTTACTGGGGATATTGGGAACTCGACATATGATCCGCCGGCTGAAATGATTGCTGACTCCTGAACCTCGATTATTCCAAGCTCCGATGTTGCAAGCTTTACCTGCAAATCATTTCCAAGTATGATTGGATTTCCATTAAAGTCAACGAGTTGAATTGCACCAAAATATTCCCCATCAGAATTGAGTTTCTTTTGCGGTATGCTCATTGCAATCTGTGCGGTTGGATTTTTTGCATAGTTGCTTGTCACCTCCAAGTCTGCATCTGCCGATTCTCCGATTGGTATTGTCTTGATTGCTATTGTCTCGCTTTCTGTCTGGATTGCATTTCCTTGGAAATTGACATGTGCAAAGGACTTTCCTTTTTCTATTGTGAGTATTTCATTGATTGGTGTAATCAAATATCTGATTTCATTTTCCACTAGTGTGGGCCTTCCTTTCTGATCAAGTGACATTACAAAGAAATCAAACCTGCCGGTTTTGTCAAATGATATTGCATTTGTGCCTGTAGGAGAAAACAATGTGGTCTGTTCTTGCTTTAGGGTGTTGATTATCTCGGTGGTGGTAGATGCAGAACCAATGCCTTTGATCGTAGATGAAAGATAGACTGGACCCGTCTCCTGACCCGTCTGTATTATTGCTGTACCATGAGAAGAAGACGCTGTGATCCTGCCTAGATCACTTATTTGTAATATCAAATCGTTGCTTGATATCATATTGATTCGTTGCTCTGATCCAATGGAATCATAGTTTTCATTAATCAAAATAGGATAGAATTCCTGCTCTTTTTCCTCTGTGTTTTCTTCTGTTGAATCACCATTTTCTGTTTCTTCTTTTTCTTTGTCAACCATGATTCCCATCTGATATACTGCTACTGATTGTGATTTGGTTGGAATTCTATCCAATGCATATACTGCAAGTGTTTTGTTTTCCGCAAGAGGATTGTTTGTAGTGATTGGTTTTACTGTCTCTAGCGTATCTGTTGCAACGCCAAGCCCCTTTGTCGCAGCACCAATTGTTATTGTTTGATTCTCTTTGAAAAAGTCCAGTCTTGGTGTGAATCTATAGCTAAACTCGCCTTTTTTTATTATTCCCTTGATGCTTTCTTCTTTGATTTTCCTATCGATTTGGTTATTAATTGATACATCGTCTGAGAAAAACTCGACTTTGATATCTTCTTGTGCCAGGGTTGGCAATCCATCTGAATCAATCAGAGTGACTAGGACCTCAATGTCTCTTTTTAGTGCAGATGGTACTCGTTCTGGAAATATGTCCACTGACAATGATGATGGGAGTGACGATGAGATCTTGATTTCTTTTGCTTCATCAAATCCAAGCTTCTCTGATGTTGCACGCAAAAACGCATTCCCAACCTTGTCTTTGGTTTGTATGATTCCCCAAGCATAGCTGTCTCCCTTCTTTATTGTTGGTTCTGCAACTTCAACTGTGATCAGGCCTTCCTCATACTCCATTGAAATTGGAATATCAAATGGAGCCTGCGTGATTTTTCCCTCAGAGTTTATCAGATAAAATGAAAATGGCATTTGCGAGTCAACATTCATCTCACTTGCTGCCAAGTTGATGACTAGACGCAGATCATTTTCCGTAAAATCTTGCTCGCCAATACTCATCTCGGCAAAGTTGCTATGATCATTATATGACGCAAAAATCTTTGCTTGCCCCTTTATTCCATGTGTGTTTACTCCAAATGTGGCAAATTCCTGGCCTGCCTGTATGATGACAGAATCACTAACTGATACAATCTCGGGATTAGAAGACGTTAGTTTGATGGTTATGTCATTTGATGTGGTAATCAGATTCTCTGCCTTGTTTTCAAACCAAACATAGCCAATCTCATGCTCTGCTTCTGTTTGTTCTATTTTTGGTGGTGAAAATTCGATTCTAAGTGAAACTGCAGATTTTTCAGATTGGGCAGAGATTAAAACAACATTTCCTGAAATCAAAACAAAGATTATTGTTAAAATCAAAAAGGCTTTTTCAGAGGTGTTTGTTGTCATTTTGTCTCCATAAAAAGAAAAAGAGGAGATTAGCCACTTTGTTGTCCAATAACTACCGTGCCTACAAATACGGCACCGTTCGTAGTGGTAATCTTGAATTGTGCATCTCGACCGATTTTCATGTTTTCGCCCAGATTCATTACTACTGTAGCTGTCTGTCCTGGTTGAATTTCTCCTACTGGTGAAGTAATCAATGCTGTTCCAGCATAAACTCCATAATCACCAGCTGCTAACGCTGTAGGGGCTGCTACATAATCAAACGTAGCTCCACCCAATCTCACTTCTCCTAGGGTTACTGCCTGAACACTATCGTTTTTCAGGTATGCTGTAACAAATTCACCGCTGCTCTTGAGATTATCAGAAACACCGCCTGCTGTAGGTACGATTGCTAATCCATTATGATCAAACAAACCACCTGCAATATCTCTTCCATCATAACCAACCACTTTTAGTGATTCTATGTTTGGTTTGCCGCTGATCTGCGATGAGCTGAAGAAGTTCTGCGAGTACGCAAAGACAATTGCTCCACCAACTACGGCTATTGCAACTAGCAATAGTGTAGCAATGATTGGGGCTACTCCTCTGCGTGAATGAAGTCGTCGATTGTTGATGTTTGTATTCATTGTATGATGATCAGACAGGCGTGCTGTTAAGGCGAATGCTGTGCAGGAACTACAACATTATTCTTTATCTAATTCCAGAAAAACTGGTCCAGACCAGTCTGTTTTGGCTTGCCTACCATACTATCAAAATCCAAATCCATTGATGATGTGATTTGGTCAAGTGTAGATTCCATAAACTCCATGTATTTTTCGGAATCTATCTCATCAGGTCTGGCCATTTCCACTGGTTTTACGCCTGGTTTGTTTAGAATCTTGACGTATGATATGATGTCACCCCGCTTTATTTCGCGCTGTTGTTCCAGTAATTTGGCTGCCCGGATGTGTTGTGGGATGGTCTTGTCATATTCCGATGGGGCCTTGCTAATCATAACATTGAATGCAAGCTCGGAGATTGGGATTTTCTTTTCTTTGACTTTGATTGCACACTCGGAGATTTTTTGGCTGATCTGTTTTTTGGCATTCTCGAAATCTTGTGCAGTTTGAACTCCAGATAATACGTTTAGGACCTCAAAGAATAATGTTCGAATGAATGGTGGTGTATGGGATTTCTTTCCGGTTAATCCCTTGACGTCTACTTTGCCTTCCTTTGTCACACCAAGATAGTTTTTCTTTCTACCACTCAACACAACATAGCGGTATTCTTTATCGATTTCAAGATCAACTCCTTGTTCTGTTTTGGTGTCCTCAATTACTTTGTGAATTTGTTCTGCTGTTGGATTTTTAACAAATAGAGAGTCCGTGTCTCCATACAATACCTCGACTCCATTTTCTTTGCATTTTTTTATGGTCTCCATGATGATATATCGACCGACTGCAGTGGTAGCCTCAGCTGCTGGCAAAAAGTATAATGGGAATATTTCTGCACCCATCACACCATAGCTGGCATTTAGTATGACTTTGAGCGCTTGGCTGACTACGGTATATTGCTCTTTTTGCTCTAGGGTTTTTGCTTTTTTTGCTAGAGATTTGTAGTAATTTACGCGTAAATCCCGAAGCGAGCCAATCAACATTGATGTCAATCCGTTATATTTTGTGCAGACCCAGTGGTTTGTATCTGGAATTTTGTTTGATTTGCATTCTTCATGAACACACCGTACCGTTTCGTATGAAAGATTTCGAACCTTGATTATACTTGGATACAGACTGGCAAAGTCCATAACTGTGACATCAAAATGAATTCCCTCTGTTGGCTCTACCACCAATCCTCCGCGGTATTTTTTATCCTTGATTACTGCATCGTTCATCACTCCCTGTGATTTGGAATCCAGCTCCTCTCGTCTTGGAATGAGTGCATTTCGTTGCCTGTGCTCATAATACAACAAACTGCGAATCCACTGAGATACGCCCATTCTTGCAATATCATCAATGGGCATCCTTGCTATTCTGGAAATTACCACCAGCAGATTCATCAAAAGATCATTGTTGAAGCTGGTAAGCTTGTACGTTATACGGGCATCATTGTAACAATAGCTGGCAAGCTGATAGTTTGTCAATTGATCTAATTCAACTCCATAGTTCAGTTTTGATTCGTTTAGCAAAGCCTTTGAGACACTATTCAGCGAAAAGTCGGTGTACTTGTGAGAAAATGCATAGATCTGAAATGATCTATTTGACATGGTGCGATACAGATCAATGTGAACTCCCTGCTTTAGTGTGGCAGAGTCTCGCATCATGTAGAGCGGGTTTTCAGAATTTTTTATTCCCAGTCTTTCCGCTCTGTTATACAAGTATGGCATGTCAAAATCATCACCGTTGAATGTTATCACAAACGGATATTCCGCAATCAGTTTGAATGCGTCTTCAATCATCTTTTTTTCGTCTGATTGTGCGTAAAATGTCGCTTTTACGCCTTCAGGAAGCTCGTTTTTGCCGTCATTGGAACCATCCTTGCGCAAAATGAATATCTGCTTGAGCGCATCTGTCCCCTCAAATCCAATTGCTGTGACTCGTTTTTCCGCAATCTTTGGGTCTGGAATTCTTCCAATTTCTGATTCAACCTCAATATCAAAACTGATCCTCTTCATTGCAGGAATTGGCTGATTTAGTAATTCTGCCCACTGTGTGATGTATTCTTGAAATTCTTTTGTGTTTACTATGCCTTTTGTGGTGTTTACATCAAGCAGTAGGCTTTTCATTGCAAGGGATACTTCTTCGCTCATTTCAAAGTCATGTGGAACTATCTTGCCGTCCTTGATTTCATAGAACTTGCCTACTATTAGGCCCCTGTCATACAGATAGTTCTCGTAATACTTGATGTCTGACTCCCATGTTTCTATGATGTTTCGAATACTTTTATCGGTTTGAGTTCCACCAATTGCAAGAGGGTCTGTTACCGTAATCTTTGATATCTCGTATTCCTTGTCCTTGAGAAAGTCCTTTCGCTTGATTGATTCTATTTTTATTATGTCCTTTCTGCTGGAAAGAAATCCCAATTCTTCTGGATTTAGCTTGGAATAACAGTATGGCTTGTGGCCAATTTCGTCTGCCCATAAAATCAGTTTTTGTGATTCTGGATTGTAGAATTTCAGCACTGCAGCTTGTTTTTGGTTATCATATGTGGCAGAAACCAAAAGGGATGGACCAAGTGTTTTTAGCTGTGTTTCTTGGACTAGCATGATATCTTACCTTTTTGGCTCATCAAACAAAACGCTTGCCCAGCGCTGGATTCTTTTTCTCTCCAACTGGATGATTTCAATTCCGGCCTCTTTCATCAAACCATAGTCTGTTTCAGGATATGTGTCAAGGCAGATTATTTTTTTGATTCCTATTGTGATTGCCATTTTAGAGCATTCTAGGCACGGAACAAATGTTGTGTATAATACGGCATCCTTGGTTCCAGCCTCGATTCCCATTATGGCGCAATGCATTATGGCGTTTGCCTCCGCATGATTACACAGGCATCTATCTAGCGATGCGCCTGACTCTATTTTTCCCTCCATTCGAAGTTGGCATCGTTTACATCCACCCTCAAAGCAGTTTTTCACACCTGGCGGCGTTCCATTGTATCCTGTGGCAATCTGTCGATTGTTCCTAACAATTACTGCACCAACCTGCCTTGTCATGCAGTTTGATCGTAATTTGGCAAGCTCTGCTTGCAGCATGAAATATTCATCCCAGCTTGGACGCTCAAATCCAGCACACATGAATTGAATCATCCGACTTTGATATTTAGGTGGATCCCCTCAGGTTTCATTCAGAATTCACCTGTGGGCTACATTTGATCACTCGAAACTATAAAATCCAAAGTTGGACCATTTCTTGGTATTGTCCGAGTATATCTCTCACAAGTTCATCAAGCCAAACTGCGTTGAAACTCGTGAATACCAAGTATCTTTGGCTAACCAGGCAAAATCTGAGAACTGTCTTGTTGTGTTGCCAACAGGGCTTGGGAAAACAACTGTGGCACTACAAGTGATTGCAGATTATCTTTCCCGCGGAGAAGGTGGTGTTTTGTTTTTGGCGCCAACCAGAGTCCTTACAAATCAACACTATGAATTTCTAAAAAATAATCTAAATCTTGATGATATTGGATTGTTAACTGGTGAGGATACAATACCAAAGCGAAAAAAACTTTGGGCAAACTCTGTGATTTGTGCAACACCGGAAATCACAAAAAATGATCTAGACCGGGGAATAGTATCAGAGGATCAGTTCTCTTTGGTGATATTTGATGAGGCGCATCGTACTGTGGGCGATTATGCATATTCAGGTATTGCAAATAGATTTGCAGGCAGAAAGGTACGCATAATGGGCATGACTGCTACCTTGCCTGCAGAAAAAGAAAAAGCAACTGAAATCATCACCACACTACGCATAGCAAGCATTGCTCAAAGAAACGAGGAGAGTCCTGATGTCTCACCATACATACAGAAAACAAACACAACATGGGTCAAAGTTGATCTGCCACAAGAAATGAAGGAAATTCAGTTTTACCTAAGAAAGGCCCTAGAGGCAAGACATGCAGAGCTGACAAAATGTGGACTGCGATTGTCCACAAATGTCTCACTATCACAACTATTGAGGGCACGTGATTTTGTAATGCGGCAAAACCGCCGAGCTGCAAAACCCTTGTTCACTGCCATAAGATTACACTATGCGCTAAATATTCTGGAATCTCACGGCGTGACGTCGTTTTTGCGATTCTGCGATAGAACTAGGGAGAAAAAAGGAGTCGGCATAAAGGATTTGTTTGAAAATGATTCCAATTTCATTCGAGCTGTAGCATTTGCACAAGATGCCCAGAAAAAAGGAATAGAGCACAGCAAAATAATCAAGCTGGCAGAGATTGTAAAATCGTTGTCTGGCAGAGCAATCGTGTTTACCAGTTATAGGGATTCAGTCGAGATAATTCACTCCAAGCTAGTCGAGCTTGGCGTGTCTGCTGGATTTTTGATTGGCAAGGCAGGCGAGACAGGCCTAAAACAAAAACAGCAAATAGAAACAGTGCAAAAATTCCGGGATGGTGAATACAAGGTTCTAATTGCAACTCGAGTAGGTGAAGAAGGACTGGACATATCCGAAGTTAATGATGTCATATTCTTTGATAATGTACCAAGCTCGATTCGATTTGTCCAAAGAAAGGGCAGGACTGGAAGAAAAGCAGAAGGAAATCTAACTGTATTAATTGCCAAAGGAACAATAGATGAGGCGTATTATTGGGTAGGACAACGTAAAATCAAGGCAGCTCAATCAATGGGTGACAAGCTAACAAAAGACCTGCAAAAATCTGATGTATCTCTGGATGCATATTTTTAATGACTAATTATTTCATAATAACCAGTTACTTATCTAAAATGATGAATTAGTTCTCCTACCACGTTTTTTGTGGTAGGATCGGCAAGCTCGGGATGCCGACTGTTTGAAAAACAGTTTATCTGTGGCTCAGATATCGTGGGTTCAAATCCCACTCCTACCAGCCTTATCGCATTTCTGATATTAAAGTCTGATTATTTTAATTCTGAATTTTCAGGCTAGTCTTTTGATGATGTGATAACCAAACTCTGTCTTTACTGGCTCAGATATCTGTCCTACCGATAATGCAAATGCAGCTGCCTCAAATGGCTTTACCATTCTACCTCTTCCAAAATATCCCAAATCTCCGCCTCGCTTGCCGCATCCAGTATCTAGCGATAGTTCCTTTGCCATATCTGCAAATTTGTCTCCTTTTTTTAGTCTCTCCAGTATGGCGAGTGCCTGACTTTGCTTTTCAACCAAAATGTGGGCGCATTTTATTTTATCTGCCATGGTTTGTTGGTATGATCAGGGTTTGAAATATTTTGTCATAATCCCCAAGACGTCTTGGTCTTTGGTACTAGTTTTAGAAACGGTGCCTCTTTTTCCTTCCAGGGATCGCGTCTGACCCACTCGAATTTCTCAAAGAATTTGGCATAAATCTTTGCAAATTCTGGACCCTCTTCTATTATTTTGATTTCACCTTGGGCCAGAACTGCCTTGTGTCCGCCGATTTTGTAAATATCAACAGATATTGCGGCCTTTGGATTGTCCTTGACGTTTTTGTAGGTTCTTGTTTTGTAATCCGTCGCAATATAGAATGAATCGTCCTCAAAAATAAAAGAGACCGGTTTTACGTGCGGCATATTTCCAACTGTGGCAAATCTTGCTTCCTCGATTGATTGCAAAAACGCTTTTTCCTTTGGGGAAAAATTCAACCAAAAATCCTCTCGCGAATCTGCGGAATTTTGGAGTAGACCATATCGCGGACCTTTACTTGATCTTCTTCCGTAGGCATTCCGTTTCGTATAGCGGCAATTGCTGTGCTTGCCATGCCTAGCGCCATGCCCATTATAACACCAAAGACAAATTCCTTGACATCATTGACTTGCAGTTCTGCTTTGTTCTGTTCTACTTCTTGGATGTAAATTGGAATGGTAGATAGTGTACCATCTAGTGTCTGCATGATTAATTCTTCTAGCTGTTGCTCTTCACTCATGATCTTGTTGGGGTATAATGTGGTAATAAATTTGCAGAGAATTTCACAACAATCCTTTTAATGACGATCTCTTTGAATCAAAATATTGCCTACGTATTTTACAATTCAAGAAGCTAATGCCGCACTACCCGCGGTAATTCACAAATACAAAGAGCT belongs to Candidatus Nitrosotenuis cloacae and includes:
- a CDS encoding DNA-directed DNA polymerase I, with amino-acid sequence MLVQETQLKTLGPSLLVSATYDNQKQAAVLKFYNPESQKLILWADEIGHKPYCYSKLNPEELGFLSSRKDIIKIESIKRKDFLKDKEYEISKITVTDPLAIGGTQTDKSIRNIIETWESDIKYYENYLYDRGLIVGKFYEIKDGKIVPHDFEMSEEVSLAMKSLLLDVNTTKGIVNTKEFQEYITQWAELLNQPIPAMKRISFDIEVESEIGRIPDPKIAEKRVTAIGFEGTDALKQIFILRKDGSNDGKNELPEGVKATFYAQSDEKKMIEDAFKLIAEYPFVITFNGDDFDMPYLYNRAERLGIKNSENPLYMMRDSATLKQGVHIDLYRTMSNRSFQIYAFSHKYTDFSLNSVSKALLNESKLNYGVELDQLTNYQLASYCYNDARITYKLTSFNNDLLMNLLVVISRIARMPIDDIARMGVSQWIRSLLYYEHRQRNALIPRREELDSKSQGVMNDAVIKDKKYRGGLVVEPTEGIHFDVTVMDFASLYPSIIKVRNLSYETVRCVHEECKSNKIPDTNHWVCTKYNGLTSMLIGSLRDLRVNYYKSLAKKAKTLEQKEQYTVVSQALKVILNASYGVMGAEIFPLYFLPAAEATTAVGRYIIMETIKKCKENGVEVLYGDTDSLFVKNPTAEQIHKVIEDTKTEQGVDLEIDKEYRYVVLSGRKKNYLGVTKEGKVDVKGLTGKKSHTPPFIRTLFFEVLNVLSGVQTAQDFENAKKQISQKISECAIKVKEKKIPISELAFNVMISKAPSEYDKTIPQHIRAAKLLEQQREIKRGDIISYVKILNKPGVKPVEMARPDEIDSEKYMEFMESTLDQITSSMDLDFDSMVGKPKQTGLDQFFWN
- a CDS encoding peptidylprolyl isomerase; translated protein: MADKIKCAHILVEKQSQALAILERLKKGDKFADMAKELSLDTGCGKRGGDLGYFGRGRMVKPFEAAAFALSVGQISEPVKTEFGYHIIKRLA
- a CDS encoding archaellin/type IV pilin N-terminal domain-containing protein — its product is MNTNINNRRLHSRRGVAPIIATLLLVAIAVVGGAIVFAYSQNFFSSSQISGKPNIESLKVVGYDGRDIAGGLFDHNGLAIVPTAGGVSDNLKSSGEFVTAYLKNDSVQAVTLGEVRLGGATFDYVAAPTALAAGDYGVYAGTALITSPVGEIQPGQTATVVMNLGENMKIGRDAQFKITTTNGAVFVGTVVIGQQSG
- a CDS encoding deoxycytidylate deaminase translates to MIQFMCAGFERPSWDEYFMLQAELAKLRSNCMTRQVGAVIVRNNRQIATGYNGTPPGVKNCFEGGCKRCQLRMEGKIESGASLDRCLCNHAEANAIMHCAIMGIEAGTKDAVLYTTFVPCLECSKMAITIGIKKIICLDTYPETDYGLMKEAGIEIIQLERKRIQRWASVLFDEPKR
- a CDS encoding pyridoxamine 5'-phosphate oxidase family protein, whose translation is MNFSPKEKAFLQSIEEARFATVGNMPHVKPVSFIFEDDSFYIATDYKTRTYKNVKDNPKAAISVDIYKIGGHKAVLAQGEIKIIEEGPEFAKIYAKFFEKFEWVRRDPWKEKEAPFLKLVPKTKTSWGL
- a CDS encoding DEAD/DEAH box helicase, which produces MSEYISHKFIKPNCVETREYQVSLANQAKSENCLVVLPTGLGKTTVALQVIADYLSRGEGGVLFLAPTRVLTNQHYEFLKNNLNLDDIGLLTGEDTIPKRKKLWANSVICATPEITKNDLDRGIVSEDQFSLVIFDEAHRTVGDYAYSGIANRFAGRKVRIMGMTATLPAEKEKATEIITTLRIASIAQRNEESPDVSPYIQKTNTTWVKVDLPQEMKEIQFYLRKALEARHAELTKCGLRLSTNVSLSQLLRARDFVMRQNRRAAKPLFTAIRLHYALNILESHGVTSFLRFCDRTREKKGVGIKDLFENDSNFIRAVAFAQDAQKKGIEHSKIIKLAEIVKSLSGRAIVFTSYRDSVEIIHSKLVELGVSAGFLIGKAGETGLKQKQQIETVQKFRDGEYKVLIATRVGEEGLDISEVNDVIFFDNVPSSIRFVQRKGRTGRKAEGNLTVLIAKGTIDEAYYWVGQRKIKAAQSMGDKLTKDLQKSDVSLDAYF